The following coding sequences are from one Triticum dicoccoides isolate Atlit2015 ecotype Zavitan chromosome 4A, WEW_v2.0, whole genome shotgun sequence window:
- the LOC119285570 gene encoding myb-related protein 2-like: MYHHQQQLQSHNQLLASRQTFPSERHLLLQGGIIPGESGLILSTDAKPRLKWTPELHDRFVEAVNQLGGPDKATPKTIMRLMGVPGLTLYHLKSHLQKYRLSKNLHVQANVGNSRTAAGCTIATEKQSEGNGSPVGHHLNTQTNKSMHIGEALQMQIEVQRRLHEQLEVQRHLQLRIEAQGKYLQSVLEKAHETLAKQNTGSGGLETAKMQLSELVSKVSTECFHNAFTSFEEIEGSQMLRRQTMQLGDGSVDSCLTACEGSQKDQDILSMSLSAQKGKEIGGMAFDLQMKERGHEDLFLNKLSRRPPNHHEGHERRDSLSMTYQATKLDLNMNDTNNGTQNSKKFDLNGFSWS; encoded by the exons ATGTATCATCATCAACAACAGCTCCAGAGCCACAACCAGCTCTTAGCTTCTAGGCAGACTTTCCCTTCAGAGAGGCACTTACTTTTGCAAGGAGGAATTATTCCAGGAGAGTCAGGGCTTATACTCTCAACTGATGCTAAACCCAGGTTAAAATGGACCCCTGAGCTACATGATCGTTTCGTGGAGGCAGTAAATCAACTCGGCGGACCAGACA AAGCCACCCCAAAAACCATTATGAGGCTCATGGGTGTCCCTGGACTAACATTATATCATCTTAAGAGCCACCTCCAG AAATACAGACTAAGCAAAAATCTCCATGTTCAAGCCAATGTCGGAAATTCAAGAACTG CCGCAGGATGCACCATAGCAACAGAGAAACAATCTGAAGGAAATGGATCGCCAGTCGGCCACCACCTTAATACACAGACAAACAA ATCAATGCACATAGGTGAAGCCCTACAGATGCAAATTGAAGTGCAGCGACGGCTACATGAACAACTGGAG GTGCAAAGACACCTGCAACTCCGGATTGAAGCACAAGGGAAGTACCTACAATCAGTGTTGGAAAAGGCACACGAGACACTTGCAAAGCAGAATACAGGCTCGGGTGGTCTAGAAACTGCAAAGATGCAACTATCAGAATTGGTCTCAAAAGTATCAACAGAATGCTTCCATAATGCTTTTACAAGCTTTGAGGAGATTGAGGGATCACAGATGCTACGAAGGCAGACCATGCAGCTTGGTGATGGATCAGTTGACAGCTGCTTAACTGCATGCGAGGGCTCACAAAAGGATCAAGATATCCTGTCAATGAGCCTTTctgctcaaaaaggaaaggagattGGAGGCATGGCATTCGATCTGCAAATGAAAGAAAGAGGACACGAAGATTTGTTTCTCAACAAGCTAAGCAGAAGGCCTCCAAACCACCATGAAGGACACGAGAGGAGAGACAGCTTGAGTATGACATACCAGGCAACGAAATTGGATTTAAACATGAATGACACAAATAATGGAACTCAGAATAGCAAGAAATTCGATTTAAATGGGTTCAGCTGGAGCTAG